Part of the Roseomonas sp. OT10 genome, GCGGGCGACGATCCCGTCCGCCGGGTGCGGCGGCAGGAAGCGGTCGCGCCCGTCCACGTTCAGCGCGGCGTAGAAGGGCACCTCCAGCACGTCGGCCAGGTCCTCCAGCCAGGGGCGGGAGACGAGATCGAGCAGCGCGCTGCACACCACCGCATCCGCGCGCTCCAGCGGCAGGCGGTCGGGCGTGTCGGCGAGGTCGGCGATGCGCCCCTCCACCCGCCAGGCGCCCAGCGGCGTGTGCACCAGCAGCACGCGCTTGTTCGGCGCGGTGACCTTCAGTCCGACCTGCACGGCGCGGCCGGCGATGGTGTCGAAGGCGCGCTCCACCAGCGCGGCATCGGCATCCACCAGCAGCCAGGCCTGCGGCCCGCCGATGCGCGGGGCGAGCCAGCGGAACAGGCTGCCGGTGCCGGCGCCGAGATCCACCAGGGTCGGACGCTGCGGCAGCACCGCCACCAGCGCCTCGGCCAGCGCGGCATCGCGCGAGACGGCATCGGCCGGCTCGCGCAGGTCGAGCCAGTCGGCCGCGAAGGCCTCAGCCACCGGCGGCGCGCTCCAGCTCGGCGGCGAAGGCCGTCGCCCGGTCCTCCCAGCGGGGCAGGCGCTGCCCGGCCTGCCAGGAGGCCTCGGCCATGCTCCGGCGCAGCGGCAGGTCGTAGATCACCCGGCGCAGCGCCTTGGACAGGCTGTCGGAATCGCCCGGCGGCGAGGCGACGCCGGCGGCAGCCGGCATCAGCTCCGCCAGCGCGCCCCCCTTGCACAGGGCAAGCGGCAGGCCGCGCGCCATCGCCTCGGCCGCGGCCATGCCATAGCCTTCCCACCAGGAGGCGAGGGCGAAGATGTCGCTGCGCCCCCAGAGCGCCTCCAGCGCCTCGCCCGTCACCTCGCCGGCGAAGGTGACGCGCTGGGCCAGGCCCAGCTCCTCCACCAGCGCGTCCAGGCTCCGCCGGTGCAGCGCGTCGCGCGTGCCGCCGGCGATGGTCAGGTGCCATTCCAGGTCGGTCAGCCGCCCGACCGCGCGCAGCAGCACGTCGTGCCCCTTGCGCGGCGAGATCACGCCGACCGACAGGATGGCACAGGGGCCCGCGCCCGAACCCGCCGCGCGCGGGGCGGGATCGGTGCCGGGTTCCACCACGCCGGTGCGCGCGGGATCGGTGCCGAACTCCTCCGGCAGCCGCGCGGCGGTGAGGCGGGAGGTGGTCACGAGGCGCGCCATGCGCGGGAAGAGCAGCCGCTCGTGCTCCTTCAGCGCCGCCTTGGCCTGCTCCGGCACGCCGGGCTCGATGGCGGTCGGGTGATGGATCAGCGCCACGGCGCGGCGACGCTCCAGCCTCTCCACCAGCGGGTGGAAGGCCGGCAGGCCCAGCCCGTCGATCACCAGCACCTCGTCCGGCGCGGCGGCATCCAGCACCGCGCGCGCATCCGCCAGCGCGGCGTCGTCCGGCAGCGGGTGCCGCCCCGCCTGCTCCACCACCCGCACCGCATGCCCCAGCGCGCGCAGCCCGGCGACGAGGCGGCGGTCGTAGCCATAGCCGCCGCTGACCGCGTCGAAGGGCGTGGGGACGATGAAGGCGATCCTCACGCCGAGCGCACCGCCGGGCCCGGCGCGGCCTCGACCAGCGCCTCGTAGGCCGCCCAGGCGAGCGGGCTCTCGCGCAGCAGCACCTTCAGCCCGCGCACCTGCTTCCCGCCCTCGCCGAGCCGCCCCTCCCGCAGCGCGTCGCACAGCGCGCCATGGATATGGAAGCAGAGGAACTCCGTGGTGGTGTTCTGCCCGGCGAAGCCCGGCACGTCATCCAGGTTGCGGTAGTCCAGCGCGTCCAGCACCCGGCGCAGCTCCACCCGGGCGGCGCCGATATCCACCAGCAGGTTCGCCGGATCCAGGCGCGGCGCGCGGAACTCCGCCTCCACCACGAAGGTCGCGCCGTGCACGCGCTGCGCGGGGCCGAACTCCTCCCCGCGGAAGGAATGGGCGATCATGATGTGGTCTGCGACGGTCAGGCTGAACACGCGGGGCGACCCCTCTGCACGCGGATGTCGCTCTTTATGGCGGCGATGCGCGGAACGCCAAGGCATGATCCGTCGCGACGGGCCGCGGCCGGGCGTTAGTACAGCACCACCGGGCAGAGCGGCGCGGCGCCTCCCGCCGGCGCGTCGAGCAGCCCGGGGAGGGAGTCCGCCAGCTTCGGGAAGGCGACCAGGGGCCCGCACAGCGCGTCCAGCGCCGGTTCGCGCAGCAGCGACAGGGCCAGGGCGAGGCGCTCCACATGGCTCCGCCGGCCCCGCATGGCGGGCGCCACCTGCCCGACCTGGGTCGAGAGCAGGGAGAGCCGCCGCGCGTGGAAGGCCTCGCCGAGCGGCAGCGGCACGGCACGGTCGCCGAACCAGGACGCCTCCAGGATGCGCCCCTCCATCGCGGCGCAGCGCAGGGCGAGCTGCAGCCCCTCGGCGCTGGCGCTGGCATGGACGATCAGTTCCCGCTCCTCCGGTGCCTCCCCCGGCGCGACGAGGCGCAGGCCCAGCCGGGCGGCGACCTCCCGCCGGCGTGGATCGACGTCCACCAGCGCGAGGTCCAGCGCCGGGATGCGGGAGAGCAGCCAGGCCGTGAGCAGGCCCACCACCCCCGCCCCGATCACCAGCGCCCGCTCCCCCGGCAGCGGCCGCGCATCCCAGACGATGTTGAGCGCCGTTTCCATGTTCGCCGCCAGCACGGCGCGGGTGTCGGGCACGGCATCGGGGACGGGGATGCACATCGCGGCAGGGGCCAGGAAGCGGTCCTGGTGCGGATGCAGGCAGAAGACCCGCCGGCCCATCAGCGGCTCCGGCCCGGCCTCGACCAGCCCGACGGCGGCGTAGCCGTACTTCACCGGGAAGGGGAGCGCGCCTTCCATCAGGGGGGCGCCCATCGTCGCCCACTGGCTGCGCGGCACCCGGCCGTGCAGCACCAGCCGCTCCGTCCCGCGCGACACGCCGCTGGCCAGCATGCGGACCAGCGCCTGGTCCGGCCCCGGCTCGGGCAGGATCTCCTCGCGCAGCTCGGCATGGCCGGGGGCGACGGTCCAGAGGGCCCGTGCGGTCAGCGGCACGCCCCTGGCCTTGCGCGGTCGAGCGGGATGTCGAAGAGCACGTCCTGGCCCAGCGGATGCACCGTCCAGGCGAAGCGCAGCCCGTCCGCGATCCGGGTCGCGGTGGGCAGGCTGAAGGCGGCGCGGCCGGACCCCAGGATCAGCGGCGCCACCGTGACGTGCAGCCGGTCCAGCAGCCCGGCGGCGAGGAAGCGGGAGACGGTGATGCCACCCCCCTCCACGAAGATCCGCCGCAGCCCGCGCGCCGCCAGGGCCTGCAGCAAGGCGGGCAGGGCGACGCCTTCCTCCCCGGGGGGAAGGCGCAGCACCTCCGCCTCCCCGTGGCGCGGCTCGCCCGGCGCGCCCTCCCGGCAGGCGAGCAGGGTGGGCGGCCCGCCGGCGAAGACGCGGTGGGTGGCAGGCAGGCGGCGGTGGGGGTCCAGCACCACGCGCACCGGATCGGGCCCCGGTGCCTCCCGCGTGGTCAGGCGGGGATCGTCGGCCGCCACGGTGCCGGCGCCGACCAGCACCACGTCGCACAGCGCGCGCAGCCGGTGGGTGTGCAGGATGTCGCCGCGCCCGCCGATCCATTGGCTGGCCCCGCACTCGGTGGCGATGCGCCCGTCGAGGCTCTGGGCCAGCCGGCCGAGCACCACGCAGCCGTCGGGACCGTTCGGGGGCATGAGGATGGGGCCGAACAACCGGCCCAGCGGATGGTCCGGCACGGTGCCGCCGCGCCTGGCGCGCAGCAGCAGATCCCAGGCTTCGCCGTCATCCATGCCGGGCGACTATGCCGCGCCCTTCCGGGCCGCGCAACGCGAGCCCCCGGGCGGGGTGGCGAGGGGGGGCGGAGCGTCCAGCGGGCGGCGGCGGGGCCCGTGGCACGGCGCCTGCTTGGAGGCGGCGGCCCTGCCGGCCCGGTATCGGGTTGACGGGTCGGGAAGGGGGGCGGATCGTCCACCGACCGCCACCTGGAGCAGATGGGAAGCCGCCCCCATGAACCTCGCAACCTCGCCCGCCGCGCTGCGCGGCATCTCCGAGGAGGAGTGGCGCATCCGCTGCGACCTCGCCGCCCTCTACCGCCTCGTCGCGCATCACCGCTGGACCGACTGGATCTACACCCACATCAGCGCGCGCCTGCCGGGGAAGGAGCACCACTTCCTCATCAACCGCTACGGCGTGCTGTTCGACGAGATGAAGGCGTCCGACCTGGTCAAGATCGACCTGGACGGCAACGTGGTGGATGGCGACGCGCAGTCCAACCCGGTGAACGCGGCGGGCTTCACCATCCATTCCGCCGTGCACATGAACCGCGACGACGCGATGTGCGTGATCCACACGCACACCTCCGCGGGCATCGCCGTCTCCGCCCAGAAGGACGGGCTGCTGCCGATCAGCCAGCACGCGCTGAAGTTCTACGGCCACCTCGCCTATCACGGCTACGAGGGCATCGCGCTGGACCTGGACGAGCGCGAGCGGCTGGTCGCCGACCTCGGCACCCACAAGGCGATGATCCTGCGCAACCATGGGCTGCTGACCTGCGGCCGCACCATCCCCGAGGCCTTCCACCAGCTCTACTACCTGGAGCGCGCCTGCCAGGCGCAGGTCGCGGCCATGTCGGGCGGGGCCGAGCTGGTCTTCCCGCCCGAGGAGGTGCGCCTCAAGACGGCGGCGCAGTTCAACGGCGGCAACCCCGAGCAGAAGCTCGTGCACTTCGAGATGGCCTGGCAGTCGGCGCTGCGCCAGATCGAGGGCAAGGGAGACGATTGGCGCGCATGAGCACGGAATGGCTCCTGGCCGGCGGGCGCGTCTTCCGCGGCCTGTCCGGTGGCTTCGCCGAGGCCCTGCTGGTCCGTGACGGCCGCGTCGCCGCCGTCGGCACGGCGGCGGAGGTGGAGGCCGCCGCCGGGCCGGAGGCGCGGCGCATCGACCTCGCCGGCCGGGTGGCCATCCCCGCCTTCAACGAGGCGCACATGCACCTGCTGCCCTATGGCCTCGGCCTGCGGCAGGTGAACCTGCGCCCCGATGACGGGGTGAAGACGCTCGACGCGTTGCTCGGCCGGATCGCCGCGGCGGCGAAGGAGACGCCGAAGGGCGAATGGGTGATCGGCCGCGGCTACGACCACGGCATCCTCGATG contains:
- a CDS encoding class I SAM-dependent methyltransferase, whose protein sequence is MAEAFAADWLDLREPADAVSRDAALAEALVAVLPQRPTLVDLGAGTGSLFRWLAPRIGGPQAWLLVDADAALVERAFDTIAGRAVQVGLKVTAPNKRVLLVHTPLGAWRVEGRIADLADTPDRLPLERADAVVCSALLDLVSRPWLEDLADVLEVPFYAALNVDGRDRFLPPHPADGIVARGFRRDQARDKGFDGTALGAEATRFAAAAFRDRGFAVATAPSPWQLGPGQAALVAALAAGHAAAAGQRLPGRRAAIRAWHRARALQAAQGRLRATIGHRDLLALPPG
- a CDS encoding glycosyltransferase family 4 protein translates to MRIAFIVPTPFDAVSGGYGYDRRLVAGLRALGHAVRVVEQAGRHPLPDDAALADARAVLDAAAPDEVLVIDGLGLPAFHPLVERLERRRAVALIHHPTAIEPGVPEQAKAALKEHERLLFPRMARLVTTSRLTAARLPEEFGTDPARTGVVEPGTDPAPRAAGSGAGPCAILSVGVISPRKGHDVLLRAVGRLTDLEWHLTIAGGTRDALHRRSLDALVEELGLAQRVTFAGEVTGEALEALWGRSDIFALASWWEGYGMAAAEAMARGLPLALCKGGALAELMPAAAGVASPPGDSDSLSKALRRVIYDLPLRRSMAEASWQAGQRLPRWEDRATAFAAELERAAGG
- a CDS encoding 6-pyruvoyl trahydropterin synthase family protein, yielding MFSLTVADHIMIAHSFRGEEFGPAQRVHGATFVVEAEFRAPRLDPANLLVDIGAARVELRRVLDALDYRNLDDVPGFAGQNTTTEFLCFHIHGALCDALREGRLGEGGKQVRGLKVLLRESPLAWAAYEALVEAAPGPAVRSA
- a CDS encoding zinc-dependent alcohol dehydrogenase codes for the protein MPLTARALWTVAPGHAELREEILPEPGPDQALVRMLASGVSRGTERLVLHGRVPRSQWATMGAPLMEGALPFPVKYGYAAVGLVEAGPEPLMGRRVFCLHPHQDRFLAPAAMCIPVPDAVPDTRAVLAANMETALNIVWDARPLPGERALVIGAGVVGLLTAWLLSRIPALDLALVDVDPRRREVAARLGLRLVAPGEAPEERELIVHASASAEGLQLALRCAAMEGRILEASWFGDRAVPLPLGEAFHARRLSLLSTQVGQVAPAMRGRRSHVERLALALSLLREPALDALCGPLVAFPKLADSLPGLLDAPAGGAAPLCPVVLY
- a CDS encoding RibD family protein — its product is MDDGEAWDLLLRARRGGTVPDHPLGRLFGPILMPPNGPDGCVVLGRLAQSLDGRIATECGASQWIGGRGDILHTHRLRALCDVVLVGAGTVAADDPRLTTREAPGPDPVRVVLDPHRRLPATHRVFAGGPPTLLACREGAPGEPRHGEAEVLRLPPGEEGVALPALLQALAARGLRRIFVEGGGITVSRFLAAGLLDRLHVTVAPLILGSGRAAFSLPTATRIADGLRFAWTVHPLGQDVLFDIPLDRARPGACR
- a CDS encoding class II aldolase/adducin family protein, translating into MNLATSPAALRGISEEEWRIRCDLAALYRLVAHHRWTDWIYTHISARLPGKEHHFLINRYGVLFDEMKASDLVKIDLDGNVVDGDAQSNPVNAAGFTIHSAVHMNRDDAMCVIHTHTSAGIAVSAQKDGLLPISQHALKFYGHLAYHGYEGIALDLDERERLVADLGTHKAMILRNHGLLTCGRTIPEAFHQLYYLERACQAQVAAMSGGAELVFPPEEVRLKTAAQFNGGNPEQKLVHFEMAWQSALRQIEGKGDDWRA